The DNA region CTGATGAATCTAAGAGTCCTAGTAAGGTACCCATGCGTTGCTACGGTATAAATATTTTCGAACGTGTGTTTTATTATTTCGATAggatgaaagaaaagaagaataatATGATTAAAATAGTATATCATTCATAGATTACATAGgcatagaaataaataaattgttTTGTGTTGAACATGATATGTATTTACGAGGTGAGGACTTCTTTGTAGACAATATTTTTGGTTAGTGTGCAGGCTGAATCTACGCTAGCATCATTTTCCGATGCAGCAAGTATTTTGATATTTCTCCTAGCAGTTGCTCGCGACAGGGCGACATAGAGCTGACCATGAGAGAATACTGGATTAGGTAGATAGATTCCAACATAAGGGATCATTTGTCCTTGTGCTTTATTGATCGTCATTGCGAAGCTCACTCTGATAGGAAATTGATTCCTCTTAAACTTAAAGGGGAATATTTCATCATCAGATGGGTACAAAGGTATCCTTGGTAGGAATACTCTTTTTCCAGCATGTTGACCTAGCACATTTTTTGCATCGATAGTGTTCCTTTGAAATGCTTGGACTATCAACCTTGTCCCATTACACAAACCATTAGCTGGATCTAGATTTCTGAGCAAAATCACAGGGCAATTGACCTTTAGCTTGAGGATGTGCGGTGGTAATCCATTTGGGGTTAGAGAATTCAAGAATTCGGGAGGGTAGTAGTTGTTTGGATCATCAATTGCAAGATCATAGCTGTGATAGACCATCTCATCACCAGGAAATCGTTCGATAAGCCTCATGTTTATGTCATCGACATTCTCATTCCTTGTTGACAAAATAGCGCGAGATGTGATGTAGTCTGAATTGGATATGTGTGTTGCTAACATAGGAAACACTCTATCAATAAGATTATCAATGTCTGATTCTGCACCAGTGTAAGGCACACATATCTCATCGAGTATCTTTACATAGTCATCTTTCACAGTTTCTTCAGTGCCATTCCCGATACGTAGTAGGTATTTAGAAAACCATGGATCTGATTGAGCCCTCATATTACGAACAAGCCTCAGCTTTTGCATGTTTTCCCATAGGTAAGATTTGCGTAATGttgcatttattatttgtgctcTTGTACCCTTTCGCACAACTGGAAGGACCTGCCTGAAGTCGCCTCCAAAAACAATCGTTTTTCCTCCAAATGGTAGATCAGACTTTTCCATGATGTCTCTCAGGCTCTTATCAAGTGCCTCAATTGCTTGCCTTTTTGTCATAGAGACCTCATCCCATAATATAAGTGAAGCCATTCGAAGAAGTTTCGCGGTCTCACTCTGCTTTGTAAAGTTACACACTCCTCCTTCTTGTATGCCCAATGATATCTTAAATCTTGAGTGTGCAGTCCTGCCTCCAGGCAGGATTGAGGCAGCAACACCAGATGTTGCAGTAGCAATTGCTATTTTTCCCTCACTACGGACCTTCGCTAGCAAAGCTTTGTATAGGAATGTCTTTCCGGTCCCTCCAGGACCATCAACAAAGAATGCAGTTCCATTACCGCTGTCAACATAGGATAATATTTTGTCATAAGCATACCGTTGTTCACGATTGAGAGATGACATGACCGAGGCAAATTCATGGTCTACCTCTATAGATCTCTCTTCAAATATTTCCCTTACCTCTCCATACATGGTGTCATGCTCCTCTTCGATCTCAGGAAGAGGGAATGATGATATGTATTTACCCATTGACTGTAGCATATTTCTAATATCCAACAGAACCATTTGTTCAACTACATGTGAGTTCATTTGGTCTCATCGGAAGTCATCAGACATTGCCTCTAGGTGCTTGTTCCATATCCCACGGACATCGTTGGGTTCGCAGAAAACCAATACTGTGGCAAACAACCTTTGGAGAGATGATGGCATATGGAATATTTCAGCCTCTGTTAGGCAATCATCGATGTTATTGTCTGACTCAATAAGACCTCTTTTCTCAGCAGCTTCTCGGAAGGTAGGGTAGACAACACCATCAAATGTCCTtagattttcatatgaagtAGCACCTGCCACGTGGTTTAGTAGTACCCTTAGATAGTATCTTTCTCCCTCCGCAGGATGCGCTGAGATGATCCTTCCAACCTGTGTGCATTGTTTTCTCTTCTTCCATTTCTTTAATGTAGGGTTCCAAACTGCATATTCTGGAAATTCCCTATATAGTATACTTCGTGCCCACGGGAACTCACAATTCGCCTTAAAATACCCAGTTAACATGGTCTCAGAGGCACTTTGTTGGTCCAAAACCTAACGTACATCCGCGTTATCCCTGTAGGACACGAGATGCATGCCAGGGAGATGAAGTTGCAGCTGGAGCACTGGAGGGAAGATCCCACTAAGATCGAAGGCAAAGATTCTCCACAATGCCTCCTGTGGGGCTACCCATCTAGCTTCCCTGTAATCATCGatctcattaatctcatgattgtcattGGCATCATTGATAGAAACAGATACCCTGTCATGACCCTTGTAGATGTATTTGTAAAGGTACTTGACAGCCTTAATGCTTGAACAAACCTCGGCGTTGATGTGGCAGTCATACCTCCTTAGTAGCTTAGGATTATATGGTACAACCCATCTGTTGTCCAAGACATGCCCTCTTACATGTACCTTTTGCCCATCATCCCGTCTTCTGTAGATGGGGTAAGAGTCCTTGCCTTGGAGAGTTGTATCAGTAAACTGGCGTGGATAATAGCTCTTGCATGTGCGATTTTGATTCTTCATACATACATTACCAGGATTTAACGAACCACAGGGACCATGCATCATGTGTTTGACAACCATTTCATGAAGCTCAGGATACCTTTCCTTGGTTGGAAGCTCTGCGGAAATGACAGTGTTGTACTGTTCTGGACATGTAAGCTTATAGCCTGACTTCATGATAAGGAGGAAGTGTACATGCGGTAGACCCCTTTTCTGGAACTCGATGACATGGACATGCGCCGCAACAACACCAAGGATGTGATTATGGAAGAGCTAAAACTTGAGATCATCTAATTTAGCTTTAAATACTCGCACAACAAGATCAGGACGGTCTTGTGGTGTCTGGCCAGGTTCAAGCTCCCTAAGTACTTCTTCCCAGTTAGGGTTGCAAGTCATGGTGAGGAAGATGTCTGGTTTACCGTACTTCTGCACCAAGGCCATAGCATCCATGTATCGTCATCTCATATCCCTCGGGCCACCAATAAATGACGCTGGAAGGACCCATCTTTTGCCCATTGCACTCGCTCGATTCTCCCCTGCAGATACACTATCCACTAAGCCCTGGTAAAGATCTGCACGTATTCTCGATTGGTTGTGCAGAATATAGTTCAGACGTGATGTTTCAAGCTTTATATAGGTATCAACTGCAAATTGCTGGAATAGGCGCTTCCCATGCAAGATGGTGTTGAAAATTCCACGGCGCATCTGGAACTTGTAGCAATAATATTCGCGCATCGTGACGCACAACGTGGTATTAGTGTCTATCAAGAAAAGAGTATACATGATCAGTTAATTAGTAGAAGATTGATAAGTACCATGAGAAAATGGATGTAATGCAACTATATATCACTTAACTAACCTGGGTTATCGGGATTTACGGACTGAGACCTTCGTATCTGTCTAATATCAACACCTtgttttggtatctctggaTGACAACCAAGCTCCCCACTCGGGAAAAGGAGAGGATATGACAAAGGGTCATAGCACCCATGATGAGGTCTGATTGAATAATATGTGTCATTATTAGCAAAGAGAGTTATGCTGCGATCAAAATGTTTGTGCAACTCGCTCCCCTCGACCCACACAGTAGCCACCTCTGATGTTAATGGCATGTTATATACTCTTTGGTCTAGTTTGTATTCAATGTTTAGCACAATACGATATTCGTCCATGTCTTCAACTTGTCCTAGGCTCCTGAATGTTTCAGAGTAAGGGTTGTCTCTTAGGATGCCCACCAAACTTCTAATGACACTCCTATCTCTTGCTCTATATGTTTCATCTCGGGCGCATCGAAAACGATGTGATAAGGAAGGATCGTCATCATAGAAGTATAGTTGCAAATGGCTCGAGTCATCATCTCGTTGTCCGAATGAGTGTATATTGTGGTACATTTGTCCATGAGCTTTAAATGTGTACACTCCATCTCTTGCATTTGCGAGTTCCTTGTCATAATCACAATAGAGTGTGGTGAACGAGAAATGACCATTGAAAAATCTAATGCTATCCCGAAAATGTTGTGATTCAGGATCCCCACTTGTGTACAGCAGTCGAAGCTCTTCTGGTGGTTCTGGCATCTCCAGTTTGACTTTCCCATCCTTGCAACAAAATCCCAATGACTCATATTCGAACCTTCTCGCACCACAATGGTGACAGTTTGGCTGAGGTTTCAACATATGAGTGCTATCTGGTAGGTTCTGATAGATAGCTTCTGTTGTATCAATATTGTTGGAGCCAACCATAGAGCCTTTTGTTGCATCGGTAATATTTGTACCCATGACACAATTTGCACGGGGAGTGCTTCGTCTTGCCATGTTTCGTTGGTTCTGTTTATCTCGCCTTGCATGCCTCTGCTCAGGCGTCATATTTGCATAACGTTGCCTAGCACAAGCCCGTCTGCTTGCAACTTGCTCGGGCGTCATGCTTGCACGGCGTGCTCTATCACGTTGTCGCCTTGCTTCTGCACGGTCCACTGTCCTCCCATGAGTGTTTGTCTGTTCTAACTGTGTCTGTTGTTGCTGCTCCAGTGTAGCAATGGCTGGATTTGCCATAAAATCAAGGTTATGTTTCCCGCATATTCAAAGGCATATTTAAGCTAGTAGCATTACTAAAATTCATACTAAGCTTTTACCATTAGAGCCTTCGCCTCGTAATAGCCCCTCTGATGTGAGGGTAATTTGGGTTGAAATTAAAAACGAGGATGGTAGTCGATGTGTTTCATCTTTATCGTTTGATGAACTATCACATGAAGCATATGATGGTTCTTGAATAGAAATTCCAGAAGAGCTATGTGGTATATAGTTGTTGCGAGACCTCTTTCTTGTGCGGTGTCCATCTAtaactatatataaaaaaaaattaaaatgagaGTAGCACATATGTTTTTATTATATTAGTTTAACGTTGTAGCATGGGCTATATAGCTAACATTACAATTAGTCGTGTTAAAATGCAtaccttcttttccttttcttctt from Phragmites australis chromosome 8, lpPhrAust1.1, whole genome shotgun sequence includes:
- the LOC133927587 gene encoding uncharacterized protein LOC133927587, with protein sequence MDAMALVQKYGKPDIFLTMTCNPNWEEVLRELEPGQTPQDRPDLVVRNQNRTCKSYYPRQFTDTTLQGKDSYPIYRRRDDGQKVHVRGHVLDNRWVVPYNPKLLRRYDCHINAEVCSSIKAVKYLYKYIYKGHDRVSVSINDANDNHEINEIDDYREARWVAPQEALWRIFAFDLSGIFPPVLQLQLHLPGMHLVSYRDNADANCEFPWARSILYREFPEYAVWNPTLKKWKKRKQCTQVGRIISAHPAEGERYYLRVLLNHVAGATSYENLRTFDGVVYPTFREAAEKRGLIESDNNIDDCLTEAEIFHMPSSLQRLFATVLVFCEPNDVRGIWNKHLEAMSDDFR
- the LOC133927586 gene encoding uncharacterized protein LOC133927586, translating into MGKYISSFPLPEIEEEHDTMYGEVREIFEERSIEVDHEFASVMSSLNREQRYAYDKILSYVDSGNGTAFFVDGPGGTGKTFLYKALLAKVRSEGKIAIATATSGVAASILPGGRTAHSRFKISLGIQEGGVCNFTKQSETAKLLRMASLILWDEVSMTKRQAIEALDKSLRDIMEKSDLPFGGKTIVFGGDFRQVLPVVRKGTRAQIINATLRKSYLWENMQKLRLVRNMRAQSDPWFSKYLLRIGNGTEETVKDDYVKILDEICVPYTGAESDIDNLIDRVFPMLATHISNSDYITSRAILSTRNENVDDINMRLIERFPGDEMVYHSYDLAIDDPNNYYPPEFLNSLTPNGLPPHILKLKVNCPVILLRNLDPANGLCNGTRLIVQAFQRNTIDAKNVLGQHAGKRVFLPRIPLYPSDDEIFPFKFKRNQFPIRVSFAMTINKAQGQMIPYVGIYLPNPVFSHGQLYVALSRATARRNIKILAASENDASVDSACTLTKNIVYKEVLTS